DNA from Leucobacter aridicollis:
GCTACGAGAAGGAACTGAAGGGCAAGAAGATCGACGCGTCGGTCGTCGACGCCGCCAAGGCCGCGCTCGCCGCGCTGAACGAGGGCACGCCGCTGTCGCTCGCGGGTGTGGATCTCGAGCCGATCCGCGAGCTCGGTCTGCTCACCGCGAAGCCATTCCTGTACGTCTTCAACGTCGACGAGGGCGTGCTGCAGGACAAGGCGAAGCTCGCCGAGCTCGCCGATCTCGTTGCGCCCGCGAAAGCGATCTTCCTTGACGCGAAGCTCGAGAGCGAGCTCATCGAACTCGACGACGAGGACGCGGCCGAGCTGCTCGCCTCGATCGGCCAGGAGGAGAGCGGCCTCGACCAGCTCGCCCGCATCGGCTTCGAGACCCTCGGCCTGCAGACCTACCTGACGGCGGGGCCGAAGGAGGCTCGCGCCTGGACGATCCCGAAGGGTGCGACGGCGCCGCAGGCAGCCGGTGTCATTCACGGCGACTTCGAGAAGGGCTTCATCAAGGGCGAGATCATCTCGTTCGAGGACCTCGTCGAGACCGGTTCGGTCGCCGAGGCCCGCGCCAAGGGCAAGGCCCGCATGGAGGGCAAGGAATACGTCATGCAGGACGGCGACGTCTGCGAGTGGCGTTTTAACGTCTAGGTTTTGACACGAAAGGCCGGGAAGCGCGTCGCGTGCTTCCCGGCCTTGTGCGTTCTCGCGGTGGACCACCGAGACCAGCGCAATGCTAGGACGCGCGCGGGCCTGGCTTGTGTGTGAATGCTTTGGCGTGTGCCGTGGGCGTGGTGCCGAGGCGAGCGGCGAAGTGCCTCCGCAGCAGGTCGTCTGAGGCATACCCGACCGCATGGCTGATCGCAGATACCGACAGGTCGCTTTGCTCCAAGAGGCGCTGAGCCTCGCGTACTCGGAGATCGTTCAGCCAGGCGTTCGGGGTGGTGCGAAGGTGTGCCCTGAACCAACGGTAGAACGATCTTGGCGACATCGAACAGATGGCGGCAAAATCTGTCGTGCTCCAGTGGCGGCGCAGATCAGCGGTGACGGCCGTGTGGAGGTGTGCGAATGTCGGGGCTGAACTCGTTGGGGTGCGGAGGTCGGCAAACTGGGCCTGCGTGCCAGGCCGGTGCGCGGGCGTCACCATCGAACGGGCAATAGTCTCGGCCGCCGTTGCTCCCCAGGAGTGTCGAGCGAGTTGAATGAGCAGATCGATGCCCGCTGTCACGCCTGCCGACGTCTATACGTTGCCGTCGCCGCAGTAGAGGTCGCGTGGGCGCACGTCGGTGTCGGGGAACTGTGAGGCAAGGTCGCCGGTGTATCTCCAATGCGTCGTCGCCGTGCGGCCCTTGAGGAGGCCCGCGTGGCCCAACGTGAATGCGCCGGTGCACAGCGATGCGACGGTCGCGCCCGCCGCGGCGGCGTTCGCGACGGCCGCGACTTCGGACGGGGAAGGCACGGCAAGCGGCTCTTCGCTCCCGGGCACGACCAGGAGGTCGACCTCGCTGGCCGAGCGGAGGGAATGCGTGCTTCGCATGGAGTTGGCCTCGTCGAGGTCGATCACGGCTTGTGCGCCGAGAAGTCTCAGATCCGCGCGGGGCACCTCGCGATCAGTCCGGTCGCTGAACACCTCGCGGGCAACCGCGACATCAAACGCGCGACGGCCGGTGCCAAGCAGGATTCCCACGACATGCATGGCGAAATTTTATCGAACACTGGCGTACGCGCCACTGTGCGCTGCGGTGCGTTGCTGATGGACTGCAGTCATGACACACAAGGAACGGACCGCGCTGGTGGTCGTCGACATGCAGCAGGGGTTTTTCGACAACTCATGGGGAGCGACGACAAACCACCCGCAGTGCGAAGACAACGTTGCCCTATTGATCCACGCCTGGACGGAGGCGAACCAGCCAGTGGTGATCGTTCGGCACGACAGCCTGGACTCGACCTCACCGCTCAACACCGACCACCCAGGTAACTCGTTGATGCCCGAGACCGCCGGTGTCGATCCCGCTCTGATGGTGACAAAGACTGTGAACTCTGCCTTTCTCGGAACGCCTGATCTCGAGGCGTGGTTGCGGGCCGGGCAGATCACCACGATCGTGCTGTGCGGCATTCAGACGAACATGTGCGTGGAAACCACCGCGCGCATGGGCGGCAACCTCGGATTCGACGTCGTCGTGGCGATCGACGCCACACGCACGTTTGACCTCGCCGGGCCTGACGGGACCACCGTCGACGCGGCCACGCTCATGCGGACGACCGCGACGAATCTGCACGGCGGCGGATTTGCGCGGGTCGCTTCGACGAGCGTCGTCGTTGCAGAGCTCCGGAAGAACGTGCGGGACACGCGTGCCTCCCAATAGGCCCTGTGAGTCTTCCTGAGAGGAAACCGTCGTGCCCGCATCGAGGAATGGGCCCATGCGGCGGCGCGAAACTCACTAGCATGAGGAGTGCGCGCCCTGGAGCGCGGCACGGGCTCGGCAGAGGGGCGGACCGCGACGATGGCGGAGAACAGGTTCTGGCGCGACTTCTCGGTGCCGATGCGGTCGCTCGGGTTCGCGGTCGCTGTCGTCGCAGTCGCGGTGCTCGTGCTCGGGGCGAGCCGCCTCTGGATCGGTCCGAACACTGCGCAGGCAGGCTTCTTGACGATGCTCCTGCTGCTCGGGGTCGCCCGCGTGCCGAGTTGGACGTCACGTCTCGTCGCTGCCGCGTGGTCGCTTGCCGTGGCCGGGCTCGGCTTCGTCGTCGGGTCGCTCGGCCTGTGGGCGACGCTCGCGGCGGTGGTCGCCGTGTCGCTCGTGCAGGGATTGCTGAAGATCGGCGAGGTCGCGATCCTGACCCGCTCGCCCGTGAACCTCCTCGCCTTCGCGACGCTCTCACAGGGCACGGCCGAAGCCTGGCACGTGATCCTCGGCGCACTCATTGGCGCCGGGCTCGTGCTCGGGGCGGCCGCGTTCGCGCCGATCAGGAACCGTGAGCAACCCCGCGCCGCGAGCCTGCGCGATCGCCTCGACTACGGCATCGCGACGGCGATCGGCGCCGCGCTCATCGTGCTGTTCGCCGAGCTGACGGGCTTCGATTACGCCGGCTGGATGATGCTGTCGTTCTGCGTCATTCTCGCGGTGAGCTTCGACGCGCAGTTCGCGCGGGCGGCTGACCGCGTCGCGGGATCCCTCGCGGGCGTCGCCGCGACCGTGGCGTTCGGGATGCTGCCGGCACCGATCCCGGTGATCGCCGCCGTACTGTGCTTGGTCGCGAGCGTCGCCTACATTCAGGCCGGCAAGTACCGGCAGTTCGTGCTGTTTCTCACCCCGGGGATCCTGCTGAGCACCAGCTCGGAGCTCCCGCTGTGGATGCTCGGTGTCTACCGGATCGAGGCCGTCCTGATCGCCGCGGCCTTCGCGGTGCTGTGCAGCGCGGGTCTGCAGCTTCAGCGCCGCCGCCGTGCGGGAACCAGGACCCAACCCGAGAGCGCCGCGCCGTGAGCGCCGGAACGCCGGCCTCGGAGCGCGCCGGGGGCACCGGCGCCGCTGCGGCCACGCGCGCCGCATACTCGCGGCGCGCGGCCGAGTACATTGCGGCGCTCGGTGACATCGCCGCCATGTCGCCGATCGATCGCGCCGCGATCGCGGAGTGGGCGTCGCCCCTCGCCGGCCCGGTGCTCGACGCCGGGTGCGGGCCCGGCCACTGGACTGCCTACCTGCACGGCATCGGAACGCAGGTCGTTGGTCTCGACATGGTGCCCGAGTTCATCGCCAGCGCACGCGAACGCTTCCCCCGGGTCTCTTTCCGTGTTGGGACGCTCGACAGCCTCCCCTACGCGCAGGGCGCGCTCGCAGGGATCCTCGCGTGGTACTCGCTGATCCACACCCCGCCAGCGCGGGTGCCCCAGGTGCTCGCCGAGTTCGCGCGGTGCCTGGAGCCTGGTGGCTCGCTGCTCGTCGGGTGCTTCGCCGGGCCGCAGGTCCGAGCGTTCGGCCACGCGGTCACAACCGCGTATCTGTGGCCGCCGGCCCAGCTGAGCCGAGCGCTCGAGGGAGCAGGCTTCCGTGTCGTCGGCGTGGAGACGCGCACCGACGTCGGCAGCCGGCCGCACGCGGCAATCTCGGCGACGCTAGGCTGAACGCGACCGAAGGGGGAGAGATGGGGAAGCGCAAGACGCCGGAGGAGCGGGCGGACGAGGATCGGCGCTACGCGCTCGCGCTCGGGGCGCACACGGACGCCGAGTTCGTACCGTTCTTCACGGACACGAACCAGTCGATCCGTAATGCGGCCGCGCTCAATCCAGACGCGAGCGCCGCGGTGCTCGCGGAGTTCGCGAAGGATCGGTTCTGGAGCGTCCGCGTCGCCGTCGCGGAGCACCCGAACACGGCACGCGAGACGATCCTCTCGCTCCTCGAAGCGATGCCAGCCAAGCGCGGCGTCGTGCACCACGCCGCGAAGGAGCGCCTCGAGCGCGAGGGCGTCGTGTTCGGTGACGACGGCATGCCGGCCCCAGGCGTGCTTCCCGGCTAATCGCCCAGACCGCGGCGGGCCGGGAGCGGGGCCTCCGTTCCTGGCCTAGGCTTGTCGGAACCCAACTGTCGGAGCCCAACCGGGGCTGAAGAACGGAGCACGCATGTCTGAGCAGGTCGTCGCCAGGGAGTCCGAGACGCCGCCGTGCCCGCAGTGCGACAGCGAGTTCTCGTACGAGCTCGGCGCGCTGCTTGCGTGCCCGATGTGCGGGCACGAGTGGGCCCCAGCTGCTGACGCCGGCGCGGACGGACTCGCGGAGACGGCCGCCGGCGACGCAGCCAGCATCCGCGACGCGGTCGGCAACGTCCTCGAAGACGGCGACACCGTCACTCTCGTGAAGACGGTGAAGGTCTCGGGCGGCGGTGGCGGCACCATCAAGGTCGGCACGAAGGTGACCGGCATCAGGCTCGCCCCGGGCGGCGCCGGCGGCCACGACATCGATGCGAAGGTGCCGGGCTTTGGGAAGATGCAGCTGAAGTCGAGCGTCGTTAAGAAGGCGTAGCGGCTGAAACGCTGGTGAGCTGCTCGAGCTTGCCCCGCATGCGTGCGAGCGAGCGCTCGCGCTCGCGGAGCAGCGCCCCCGGCCATGCCGAGCGGCGCAGCGTCAGCGGGTTCGAGAACCACAGCGCCGCCAGGAACAGCACGGCGTAGATCGCGGGCACGTACAGCGGCCTGATCTCTGCGAGCACGAACCACAGGTTGTAGCCGAGAAGACACGCGACCCCGGCCGCAAGCATGATGCCGCCGACGAGCTCGAGCTTGCTGCGTACGCCATATCCCGCGAGCTTGGAGAGCCGTGCCTCGATGAGTTCGTGTTGGATGATCGAGACCGCGAGGAAGACGAGCGCTCCGATGGCGGCGACGTAGCACGCCTCGATGATCGCCGTCGACACGGGTTCATCATGCAGCAGCCAAAAGGCGAAGAAGACGATGATCACGAGGCAGCCCTGCACGAGGAGCGGCCTGCGCCAGGGCGACCGCGCGGTGTGCGCGGTGACGCTCGGGTCGCCGTAGAAGAGGGGCGCGTTCGCGAGGTGCGTGTATTCCGCTTCGGAGCGTGCGATGGCCTGCCGGAGGAGTTCGACCCGGCGCGCGACGGGGCGGAAGTCGAGCCGTCCGAGCACGAGCGCGAAGACCACCGACACCGGCGTGAGAAACAGCAGCCCCCAGAGCTGCTGCCCGCCTTCGCTCGTGGCGGTGGGGCCGTGCGTCGACAGCACAACGACGGCGAGCACGGTCCAAGCCAGCATGAATCCGCCGATGAGCGCCGCGACGTAGGGGAGTGGGCGCAGCACGGATTGGCTGTCGAGATCGGCGGTCGGTGTCACGAGGAACCCGAGGCCGACGAGCAGCGCGAGCAGTGAGGGCGCGACCCACCCGACGTAGCTCCCGGAGATCGCGACGACCTCAATGGTTTCGCGCCATGCCGCCCCGTAGTGCGGGGTCTGCGAGTCTTCGGCCGCGAGCATCGCCGCGCGGGCGAAGAAGGCGAGGAAGAACACGAGCGGCCAGAGCAGGGCGCCCGCGCCGAACAGCACAGCGGACGCGCCCCAGCTGTCAGACATCGCCTGGGTGCTGCCGGGCGATGCGGGCGGCGGCAACTCGGTGTCGTGGGTGTTCGTCATGGCGCTCTGCAGCGATAGTACCGAGAGATGGGCCCGGACGCGCGGAACCGGGTGCGATCGCGCGCGGCGGGTGGCGCGCTACGCGTCGAGGTTGCTCGCCTTGCAGAGGCAGAACAGGTGGCCGGCTGGGTCGGCGAAGACGATGAACGACCCGCTTTCGCTCGGCTGCACCTCGTGCCGCCGCGCGCCACACGCCACCGCGGCCGCCGCCGCAGTCTCGAGGTCCGGCACGTAGAAGTCGAGGTGCGCCTGCTGGGGGACTGCGCCCTCGGGCCATTCGGGCGCGCGGTAGTTGTCGACCTGCTGGAAGGCGAGGAAGTATGAGCCCCGGGCGTCCTGCGTCGGGTGCGCCTCGACCCAGCGGTCGTCCTCCGGGTCGCGCGAGACGTCCCATCCGAGGAGCCCGGCGTAGAACTCGGCGAGGGCGACCGCGTCGGGGCAGTCGAGCGCGAAGGTGGTGCGGGTCACGGTGATCGGAGTGGTCATGCGAAAAGTGTAGGCAGCGTCCCCGGCGCTGTCTACGCCGCACGACGGGCAGAGTCTCAGCAAAATCTTGCTGCGTCTCGGCCCGATCCGGGGGATACTGAGTGCTGACCCCGTCACCGTCGAAGGAACAGCCCATGGCTCACATGCTCGCGACATACATTGCCCTGCCAGGCACAACCGCTGAGGCGATGGAGCACTGGCACGACGTCTTCGGGGGCGACCTCGAGATCATCCGCTACGGCGAGGCCCAGCTCAAGGATCTGCCGTTCGACCCGCCGCCGAACGCCGTCGCTCACGCATCGCTCACCCTGCCCGCCGGGATCATCACCGGTGGGGACGTGATGGATCAGGGCACCGACTACCCGGTCCGCGGCACTGCATACTCGCTGTTGTACACGACGGATACCCCCGAAGAGGCCCAGCTCTACATCGACAGGCTCTCCGCGGCCGGCGGCTCCCTCGGCATGCCGTTCGAGCAGGCGCCGTGGGGCGACTGGTACGGTCAAGTGTTCGACAGGTACGGCGTGATGTGGGCGTTCTCCTGCGCAGTCATCTAGCGCGCTGGGCCCCGCGCGCGAAAGCGAGATGAGGATCGGCAGTGGCGTTCGCAGACTCCTACCTCGGGCGGCTTCGCCAGCACGTCGGCAACGCTGAGCTTCTCGCGCCTGGCGCGCAGGTGCTCCTGCTCACCGACGACGATCACGCGGTGTTTCAGCGCCGCGCCGATTCAGGCGGCTGGGAGATCCCCGCCGGGAGCGCGGAGCCTGGACAGAGCTTTGCCGACACCGCGATCGCTGAGGTCGCTGAAGAACTCGGCGTGCGGCTCTCGCCCGACATGCTGACGCCGTTCGCGTCATTCTCCGACCCGGTGGAGCATCGACTTGTCTACCCCAACGGCGACATCGTGCACGCGTTCGCGCTGTGCTTCGTCGCGCGGGACTGGGCGGGCGAGATCGATCCTGATCCGGGGGAAGTGACCGAGTGGGGCGTGTTCCCGCTCGCGCACCCGCCCGAGGGGCTGCAGCGCGCCACCGGGATCGTGCTTGACCTCTTCGAACGGTTTCGCGAAACCGGCGCGTTCCAGGCCCGATAGCGATTGCGATGTCGGACCCCGCTGCTACGTTAAACATCCACCACACACGCTGAGGAGTCGCCATGGCTGAACCCGTGAAGGGCCCAAAATCGTACTTCCCTTCGATTGAAGCGAAGTACGGCAAGTCCATCGACGAGTGGCTCGAGTTGCTCCGCCCGCACGCTGGCGAGAAACACATGGAGCAGGTCGCGTTTCTCAAGGAGCACGGGATGGGCCACGGGCACGCGAACGCGCTCGTCCACGTCTTCCGCGCCGAACACGGTGGTGCCTGATGGCCCCCAAAGCGCCAGCGATGTCGCCGTCGGCGATGCCCGTCGTTGACGTGCTCGACAAGGTCACCGGTCCGCGCCGTGCGGAGGCCGACGAACTGCTCGCTCTGCACCGCGAGGTGAGCGGCGCGGAGCCCGTCGTGTGGGCCGGCCGCATCATCGGGTTCGGGGAGTACGAGTATCAGTACGAGAGCGGCCACGGTGGTCGGGCGCCCGAACTCGCCTTCGCGACCGGTGCGCAGCGGCACACGATCTACCTCACGCCAGACTTCGCTGACCGCTGGCCGGATCTCATTGACGCCCTCGGCCCGCACAAGGCGAGCAAGGTCTGCCTGTACCTGACGCGCTTGACGAAGATCGACATGACAGTGCTCCGAGAGTTTCTTGTACGCGCGCTGAGCGAAACGCGCTCGGGCGACCCAATGCACAGCTGATTCAGAGAGGTCAGAGTTAGCCTCACATCATGAGCAACACCGCACCCATCCCGCGAGCTCCCCTCTCCGCCGTCGGCGATGAGATCACCATTTCGCCGAGCGAACTCCGCTCCCTCGGCGGGGAACTGCAACGGTTCATGCTCGAGTACCGCTTCGCGATGCAAGAGATCGAAACGAAGGTCGCGATCCTCCGCGAGGAGTTCGTGCACATGCACGAATACAACCCCATCGAACACGTCTCGAGCCGGGTCAAGAGCGCCGAGAGCCTGCTCGCGAAGGTCGAGCGTCGCGGGGTCAGCCCAGAGATCGAGTCGATCCGGCGAGAGATCCAGGACATTGCGGGCGTGCGCGTCACGTGCGCGTTCATCCGCGACGTGTACCGGCTCTTTGGGCTGCTCACCCAGCAGGACGACCTCACGGTGCTCGAGGTCGAGGACTACATCGAAAATCCGAAGGCGAACGGCTACAAGAGCCTGCACGC
Protein-coding regions in this window:
- the ychF gene encoding redox-regulated ATPase YchF, coding for MALTIGIVGLPNVGKSTLFNALTHNDALAANYPFATIEPNVGVVNLPDPRLDKLAEIFGSERILPAPVSFVDIAGIVRGASEGEGLGNQFLANIRESDAIAQVVRGFSDPDVIHVDGDVNPASDMETINTELILADMQTLDKALPRYEKELKGKKIDASVVDAAKAALAALNEGTPLSLAGVDLEPIRELGLLTAKPFLYVFNVDEGVLQDKAKLAELADLVAPAKAIFLDAKLESELIELDDEDAAELLASIGQEESGLDQLARIGFETLGLQTYLTAGPKEARAWTIPKGATAPQAAGVIHGDFEKGFIKGEIISFEDLVETGSVAEARAKGKARMEGKEYVMQDGDVCEWRFNV
- a CDS encoding VOC family protein gives rise to the protein MTTPITVTRTTFALDCPDAVALAEFYAGLLGWDVSRDPEDDRWVEAHPTQDARGSYFLAFQQVDNYRAPEWPEGAVPQQAHLDFYVPDLETAAAAAVACGARRHEVQPSESGSFIVFADPAGHLFCLCKASNLDA
- a CDS encoding DJ-1/PfpI family protein, coding for MHVVGILLGTGRRAFDVAVAREVFSDRTDREVPRADLRLLGAQAVIDLDEANSMRSTHSLRSASEVDLLVVPGSEEPLAVPSPSEVAAVANAAAAGATVASLCTGAFTLGHAGLLKGRTATTHWRYTGDLASQFPDTDVRPRDLYCGDGNV
- a CDS encoding zinc ribbon domain-containing protein YjdM, which encodes MSEQVVARESETPPCPQCDSEFSYELGALLACPMCGHEWAPAADAGADGLAETAAGDAASIRDAVGNVLEDGDTVTLVKTVKVSGGGGGTIKVGTKVTGIRLAPGGAGGHDIDAKVPGFGKMQLKSSVVKKA
- a CDS encoding class I SAM-dependent methyltransferase; translation: MSAGTPASERAGGTGAAAATRAAYSRRAAEYIAALGDIAAMSPIDRAAIAEWASPLAGPVLDAGCGPGHWTAYLHGIGTQVVGLDMVPEFIASARERFPRVSFRVGTLDSLPYAQGALAGILAWYSLIHTPPARVPQVLAEFARCLEPGGSLLVGCFAGPQVRAFGHAVTTAYLWPPAQLSRALEGAGFRVVGVETRTDVGSRPHAAISATLG
- a CDS encoding helix-turn-helix domain-containing protein, whose product is MVTPAHRPGTQAQFADLRTPTSSAPTFAHLHTAVTADLRRHWSTTDFAAICSMSPRSFYRWFRAHLRTTPNAWLNDLRVREAQRLLEQSDLSVSAISHAVGYASDDLLRRHFAARLGTTPTAHAKAFTHKPGPRAS
- a CDS encoding DUF4287 domain-containing protein; translated protein: MAEPVKGPKSYFPSIEAKYGKSIDEWLELLRPHAGEKHMEQVAFLKEHGMGHGHANALVHVFRAEHGGA
- a CDS encoding cysteine hydrolase family protein, with the protein product MTHKERTALVVVDMQQGFFDNSWGATTNHPQCEDNVALLIHAWTEANQPVVIVRHDSLDSTSPLNTDHPGNSLMPETAGVDPALMVTKTVNSAFLGTPDLEAWLRAGQITTIVLCGIQTNMCVETTARMGGNLGFDVVVAIDATRTFDLAGPDGTTVDAATLMRTTATNLHGGGFARVASTSVVVAELRKNVRDTRASQ
- a CDS encoding VOC family protein, giving the protein MAHMLATYIALPGTTAEAMEHWHDVFGGDLEIIRYGEAQLKDLPFDPPPNAVAHASLTLPAGIITGGDVMDQGTDYPVRGTAYSLLYTTDTPEEAQLYIDRLSAAGGSLGMPFEQAPWGDWYGQVFDRYGVMWAFSCAVI
- a CDS encoding DUF1801 domain-containing protein, translated to MAPKAPAMSPSAMPVVDVLDKVTGPRRAEADELLALHREVSGAEPVVWAGRIIGFGEYEYQYESGHGGRAPELAFATGAQRHTIYLTPDFADRWPDLIDALGPHKASKVCLYLTRLTKIDMTVLREFLVRALSETRSGDPMHS
- a CDS encoding NUDIX domain-containing protein → MAFADSYLGRLRQHVGNAELLAPGAQVLLLTDDDHAVFQRRADSGGWEIPAGSAEPGQSFADTAIAEVAEELGVRLSPDMLTPFASFSDPVEHRLVYPNGDIVHAFALCFVARDWAGEIDPDPGEVTEWGVFPLAHPPEGLQRATGIVLDLFERFRETGAFQAR
- a CDS encoding GTP pyrophosphokinase gives rise to the protein MSNTAPIPRAPLSAVGDEITISPSELRSLGGELQRFMLEYRFAMQEIETKVAILREEFVHMHEYNPIEHVSSRVKSAESLLAKVERRGVSPEIESIRREIQDIAGVRVTCAFIRDVYRLFGLLTQQDDLTVLEVEDYIENPKANGYKSLHAILSVPVYLSSGRVDVPVEVQFRTIAMDFWASLEHKIYYKYQRQVPEEMMAELKQAADSAAELDTRMQSLHVQMHGDPAPTSPINLREIREVRERIRRV
- a CDS encoding FUSC family protein encodes the protein MRALERGTGSAEGRTATMAENRFWRDFSVPMRSLGFAVAVVAVAVLVLGASRLWIGPNTAQAGFLTMLLLLGVARVPSWTSRLVAAAWSLAVAGLGFVVGSLGLWATLAAVVAVSLVQGLLKIGEVAILTRSPVNLLAFATLSQGTAEAWHVILGALIGAGLVLGAAAFAPIRNREQPRAASLRDRLDYGIATAIGAALIVLFAELTGFDYAGWMMLSFCVILAVSFDAQFARAADRVAGSLAGVAATVAFGMLPAPIPVIAAVLCLVASVAYIQAGKYRQFVLFLTPGILLSTSSELPLWMLGVYRIEAVLIAAAFAVLCSAGLQLQRRRRAGTRTQPESAAP